AGTGTATTTAGTCTCTGGTCCACAAAAATCTGCTATAGAGAAGTGACTGCTGTCAGACACATTTGTCTAGCGATGTAAGCAAGAGTATGTATTGCATGTGGCAGCTAATTCGATTGGCTACAGATCCTGTGCAATCAGCTAGTGTATAAAGtatacaccagtgttggctaacctgtgacactccaggtgttgtgaaactacaagtcccagcaataagctgctatgtattgacaaagcatgctgggacttgtagtttcacaacacctggagtgtcacaggttagccaacactggtatacaCCCACTGAGGCAGAAATTTGACACCTGACAGCCAGGCTGTCAATGTGGCTGGACCAGGAGCCAAATGCAGGCAACCGTGTTAATCCCACAAAGGTATCCCCACAAATTACTACATGAGGGGGGTGGGTCTCTGTACATACTAGGAgttattacaaaaataaacaacttaTTTAACTCTCCGTGTCCAAATCATGTATACTACAAGATTAGAACACATACTTGCCCCGCAGACACAGTGAAGACAGCATCAAGTCTCCATAAGCCTCTGTGAATTTCCGAAGGGCCACAAGGCCACTGTTGGGTTTACAGAATTGTTGTCTGGCTTCTGCAGCAGTGAACAGTTTCTCTGCAATCTGCTCTGGAAACCCAAGAAGGGAGTCCACATGCTGAATGTTATCAGCAATGAGATCAAGCGCCAAGGTGAATAGAGGTTTGGCAGAATATCGTAGGCTGCCCTGATCTGTGTATGTGAAAATAAATGGCTTCTCCTTGGGTTTACATGTATCCTCCTGTTTCACACACAGTTCCACTGAAAAACCCTTGGAGAAAGTTCGAACGGGGCGAGACCGCCTCCGTGAGCACTGTGATCCTGCCAAGAACAACTGGCCTTTTTCACGCACGTAAACAGGCCCTTCGTCCTCGTTACTCTCCAATTCTGAGGACTGTGACATGTTCTGAAAATGAAAAGGATAAAATATTAGCAGCTGCCCTACAGCATTCAAATCACTTTACAACAAGAATGATTTTGGTTGCACAAGTACCATGCACGCTTCTCCTATATGCTGGTTTGCCAGTTGAAATATTACCgtggcctaatggttagcacttctgcctcacagcactggggtcatgagtttgattcccgaccatggccttatctgtgtggcgtttgtatgttctccttgtgtttgtgtgggtttcctcccacactccaaaaaaacatactggtaggttaattggctgctatcaaaattgaccccagtctctccctctctgtctgtgtctgtgtgtgtgtgtgtctatattagggaatttagactgtaagctccaatggggcagggactgatgtgaatgagttctctgtagagcgctgcggaattagtggcgctatataaataaatgatgatgatacactgatTTTGGAATGATCTTGTGGTTTTCTGCAACATTATAATACCTCAATATAAATACACAAGCCAGAGAGCATATAGTTTTACTTCTGAAGTATTTCCCATAGCCCCTTACGTATGCGTCCCCCTTACCCTATGTATCATAGCATTACCTcttacaagaaatatatatatgtgtgcgtttCAGAAGCTCATTAAAACTTATGATATTTAAGATACAATTATAATTACAGTAATATTCCCCATGAACATCACAAgttttctctgaaaacctacaGAAATGTACTGGGGAAAAAACTGTTACTAGAATGGTGGTAACTTCAAACAACGGTGTACAATTAAGTATAAAGTAATATAAAGTAATTATTCAGTCAAACATGTTAAGGTTACGAAGATATTTGTGAATTTCATACTGGCTAAACCTGTATTTTAAGTTTATAATCTGCATAAATGTACCCAACATTCATTACACACTAGGCGTTTTGTAAGTTTTGTTTATATAGCAATTCTAATAGTAGTAGTAGATCAATGTAATACTAGCAATGGGTCAGTGTAATAATCCATATTTTGTGGGGTATTTTCTATACATTTCTACATATGTACACCATTCCCTGTCCCCTACAGTGTCACCTGACccttatttcatgtatattacatgtatattagATCTCACCTCAGCGAATAACTTTATCCTCCAACATGCAGTGTAATTAGGAAGCACATTTCATGACTCTGCACTGTAATATCTCATACTCCTGGTATAATGAGACCTCCAGACTCCAGCACTGATATAACTAACGATGGATAGAGGTTATCTGCTGTATACTACTGAGGTGATCACACCCCTACAATTCACCGCTCTCACCGGGCTGACCCCGTCTTGTCAGCCTCCCGGAACCTTCCTTCTGCGGAACCTTTCTTCTGCTCTCCACAGACGCTTACGCACGGACACACGTATTTCCGGCTGGTAAGTCTGCACTTCCGGATGGAGCTCCTGGTTGCTTAGCAACGCCTAATACAGAAAGCCGGAGAGCCTAGGAGAGCTGTAGTGTCCGGTGATATGACCCGGGCGGGGGCGGTGGTGGCTCTGGTAACCTCCAGCGATGAGAGACACCCGGCAGAGCACATCATTGACGGGTGAGCAGCACACAGATTGCTCTAGGGGTCTAGGGTCGGTCCCAGCTGATATAGGTTTGCCCCTGTCAGTGTCCCGGCTGTTATTGGTGCATAGTTACCACCAGCCCCGGGATTACCAGTATTTGCAGACTTACATGGTAATATTGATAtattcataatcatcaccatctatttatatagcgccactgattccgcagcgctgtacagagaactcattcacatcagtccctgcccctttggagcttacagtctaaattccctaacacacagacagagagagatactagggtcaattttgacagcagccaatttacctactaatatttttttttttggagtgtgggaggaaaccggagcacctggaggaaacccacgcaaacacggggagaacatacaaactccacacagataaggccatggttgggaattgaactcatgaccccagtgctgtgaggcagaagtgctaaccactacgccattgTATTGAATTATTGTATTGCGATCATATTCTGTGCTCAGGTCATGTTGTGTCCTATGTCTTATAGagcataaatatttttatattattataatcaatGATTGGGTAGAGGTAGTGTCCTATGGCAATATCAAGTCTGATAGCCTTGCATTATAAGGGCCAGTAGTCTGGCTATGTTGGGTAACTCCAGAGGCTTATGTCTATACAGAGTGTAACAGATTTGTATTATCACCATTTGCAATGTATTCTCATTATGAGCAGGATCTTATATCTGTACAGGGTATTATATAGAAACTACACATCTATATCTGCCCAGCAGCAAAGTGACCCAGGAAATTGCATTCAAAAGTTAAAAAGTGTATCATGAGATAATCTAGATTTATAATTTTGAATTAGGTAAGCAGGCAAACATACAATATCtgtatttgaaaaaaacacaaacattttactTGTTTTCAAACAAATTTTATAATAGATGTTTGTATTATAGTACTTATGGGCATGTCATGTTGTGTCTTACTGAAGTTCTGCATTTCTTTGTAGGAATCCGGAGACATTCTGGACAACGACAGGAATGTTCCCTCAGGAATTCATCATCAGCATGAGCGGCTTACAAAAGATTGGCAAAATCATAATTGAGAGCTCATTAAGTAAAGGACACAGCTCAATTTTGCACTTTCATATCAATATCACTCAATTTCAACCACATGTACTGTTGTAAACTGTACAATCAGTGATGCTTAGGCCGtgtgtctccttctttgatagAAAACTATACTACCACCCATTGGGACTGCATAGCTGGACAACATGATTGCTCTGTTATAACTCTGTACTACTTAGAGATAACAGCACCAAAATCGCAAactatttttatgctaatatcaTAGAGACCTATGTGGATTCAAGTGTGAATGCCACAGTTGCTTCTGTTATAACCCAGGTTGGCGACCTCTCTCCTTTGATATAATGTTTGAATACTCTTCTACAATTAAGATTCATCTGTTTAATCATATTTAGTTGTGCCACCACAGCTGTTacctaattttttgtttttttattcctctAATTTTCTAGTAAAGAGTTTACGAATCGAGACAAGTACATCTAAAGAACCAATTAACTTTGAGCGCTGCGTGGAAAGAGGTGAGTGCTGGCATGTTTACAATGCCCTAATGTTTTCTGTGTATATGACTTGAACTGCTTTTCACCATATTTGTACTTGTATTGTACAATTTGTTGTATTTGTATGACTTATTATTCCGTTAGCAAAATCATGACCACAAGCAATGTGTAATGTGATCTCTCTTGTTTCCAGATCTTGAACACGTCGAAGGACAGTTTCAGAACGAGGAGATAATTGTAAGTGTACAATATGTATTTGTTCCTTGGCAAAACCCATGGGCTTTCCCCCCTATCGTGAACAATCAGAATATTGGGGTTCTCTTTGTAAGAATTCTCATAATATTTGACCTGTATTGCTCAGGCTGAGTTATGGGAGCGATACCAGTAGACATTTTCGAAAACCCTTTACTAATTTTCGACACAGGTATTTACTGTGGCACtctataaaaaaatgattatgatATTTAGAAAGTATACTTACCTAATACAGCAGGGAATGACTTACTGATTGTAAAATGCTATTATGATTTCTTATTTCCAGGGCAGGATATTGCTTTATTTGTCTGCAAATTGAAGCCATTCCACACAAATTTGGTTTTGGGGTTCTATCTCTTTACAAACCTATATATAGATGTGGGAAGTGTGatgttatctgtatacatcttAAACACTCTTTAAAACTCTTTTTATCAATCATTATTTTATCCCCAGATGCCTGGAGTTCAAGCGACTCATTTGCGCTTTGTGGTCCTGTGTGGATTTGATCACTTTGTGTCAGTGCGCAGTGTATTGGTGGAAAGTGCAATGTAAACTGCATCATTGTATCTAAGGATTAGTGTATTGGACACTTCCTGCTTTGAGGTACATGTGTCAGTCTGTCTGTGACACCTATCCTCGAAAGGAAATGTCAACATTTTCCTGAAATAATCAGAAAACACGATGGAAGAAaagtctagaccagtgttggctaacctgtgatactccaggtgttgtgaaactacaagtcccagcatacctttccagcaataagctgctatattttgggcaaagcatgctgggacttgtagtttcccaaacacctggagtgtcacaggttagccaacactagatttatataactatctacatgtaaattatttttttgttatctattttatatgttgttgttttttaaataaaataacaattctcAGTCTATCCTGTGTTGAGGTACATTGTGATTAGTTTCATCTAAGA
This window of the Mixophyes fleayi isolate aMixFle1 chromosome 8, aMixFle1.hap1, whole genome shotgun sequence genome carries:
- the IFT25 gene encoding intraflagellar transport protein 25 homolog, with amino-acid sequence MTRAGAVVALVTSSDERHPAEHIIDGNPETFWTTTGMFPQEFIISMSGLQKIGKIIIESSLIKSLRIETSTSKEPINFERCVERDLEHVEGQFQNEEIIMPGVQATHLRFVVLCGFDHFVSVRSVLVESAM